GACATCACTGGAAACATTCTTGAAGTGCCATCGCAGGATGTCTAGTCCACCATAGAATGGGACATAGAAGAGCTTTGCTTCATTCTGATTGTAAACCCTACAAGGATGCTTCAAAACCCTGGAATGAAATATTGGTTCCAGAGAATACTGATGAGTCTGGTGCCATCCCTTTCCAAGCTTCAGTATCGGCTCTCCCAACGCCTCGTTGCTCAAATATTTACAGAAGTCCATCCATGGAATCATATCATAACAGTGATCCACCAACTCTTTATTGAACTTTGGTGGCAGATCATACACAAACACCCCCCTCCCATTGCAGTCACCAGTATTCCCATTTGCCGTCCAGGATCGATGTGCCCGAAGCTGCTCTTCAACTATCTTAACAGCATTCTCAACCTCATCTCTTTCATTTCCAGTGCTGTTATCTGCAATTGGAACCgggttttcaacaaaaacatCCACCATCTCTGGAGTAGTACTAGTACTACTAGAAGTATTGTGGACGATCGAAACTGGGATTTCAAAATTAGGTTGGGTTCCAGCAGAGAGGCAGTAGAGGTTGTTAAGCCTCCGGGAAGACACGCACACGTGGACAATGTTCCCGGAGATAATGGTGGTGGAAGAAGACCATAGGAAGAGAAGGACTAAAACGAGAAGCACCGCAGGGATTCTACATAGAAGTTTGGATAGAACTGAAATGAAGGAACCAAGTTCTTCTGCTTCTGCCTTTTTGGGTAGTCTAGATCTCTTCTTGGACACAGAAATGGCCATTTCTGGTGACAAAATTGTTTCTTCTAAGTTTTGCTCCTGGTTTTCTACTCGGGGGTGGTTCCATCTTTTCTAGGAAAATTTAGTGCTTGGACATGGAGGCACGTATTGGAGACTGAATTTGCTTGCATTTCGAGGAAGGATGCATATCCCATGAATCATTGGTAGCCCCCTAATTTGCTTGCACGACCCTGTGTGCACTGCATAATACAAGATCCATACATTTGACTCATATTTTCTACTAACATTAACACCCATAGTTTAACATTCCTTTTATGGATTGTATATtaatttcctaatatttttattttgattttcttattctAGTAATTAGTTGACTTTTAAAAGAGTTTCACTTTTCTTATTATTGAAGTTAAATGGGTTAACTTAATTTGACTTTGCCAAAAAAGTTTACAGCTGTACCTATTTAAGCAGATTTGGAATCGGCAAAAGAAGATTACGTAAGTCATCCATCATCCACGTATTGGAGCATACTACAACCACGTGGCTTTGAGGGTCACTATCCTAACTCCGTCCTACATATTATATCTAATATTAAGACCTTTTTAATATAGTCttgcttaaataataaaatcttttgatttcaatttaaGCAATgtacaaaattaataattttactaAACACATGAGAtactatacaaaaaaaaaaaaaaaaattccttaacatccataggaaatataaatcaataattaataaaaaatatatattttttaaaatagcaaacaaaatttataaaataatatttagtaatctcttataatttttatttttctcaatgcaacttttttttttttattttttactttttgataATCGAAGAACTATAAACCTCGAGGTGATGACTGCTTTTCTCAATTCAactattttttggaattattacatatttggaattttctttttattttttaaggtattaaattttaacattttttgtaGGGGTCTTTCGCAAAAATACGATGCTCtctctaaattaataaatattaatttatgagAGTGCTATTTTATAGAGGTTTTATTGTAATGGGAAATGGAGAATATTTTTGCCCTACTTGACGGAATGTTGAAGATAtggctctaattaattaattatgataatttttctaattgcatTTTACTTTCTTGATTATCTATCTATTGTTTTTCGTTCTtggaataaattttttcttaagtGTTTTCTTCTTCACCCCATTATCTTAATAATATAAGATTATCATATGCTATGACTACGTGGGAACCTGTCAGGTACCCTGTTGATCAATTGGTTGATCTTAAACATCAAGGGGGTCGGTATGATGGTATCCATCATTCAGTGCCAATCATCAAGGGAAAGGCATCAGCAAGCAATTGGCCTTCAATTGATATTTCTTTAACCTTTCTGAATCGAAGCCAGAAAACCCAGTTGAAAAAGTGAAAATGTACATCGAAACGCATGCTCATCAAAACCCCATATGGCAATTTACTTGGGTTGGGCATCTTCAGGGTATTAAGCTAATAAAACCCATCAAGAATCTGGGGTTTGGTTAGGTTTTTCTAAACCTATTCACCTGTCCTAGCACATAATATTTTGATACTTCAAGAGTGAGAGTTTCTTTCAACAGCTCATTATTCTACATCTGTGTGGCTAGAAAGGCCATATACAGAATTTATTTATACTCCCTTGGGGTCTCAACAGTCGATTACAGTAGTCTAAGACCAAGACAGACTGAACAACTAAAGAAACAGAAGAACAAGGTGCAGCAAACATTGATGAAGAACGAAGGGAAATAGCCTAGCAAGAATCTCCAACCTACAAGGCTTACTACAACATACTATCAGTCCTGGCGGGCAGGCGACGGAAGAAGTTGATTGGTGCTGATGGCAACCTGTAGCGAAATCTGGGATGTCTCATCATGTAGAATCCTGCCAAGGCTGCTATGACCTGGAATGGTGTCACATACAATACCAGTGCTGCTACCAGACAGAAAGTAACAAAGATGGCGGTAGCTCGTGGATCTCGCCAGCTTAACAGAGACTGAACTCGCTCTCCCTGAGTCGCTACATCACCCACCACAGTCTGAATCCTACCAGCCACGCTCCTCAGGCGATCATACCTCAATCTCACCAGCTCTGGGCTCCGGCTTGTTGGAAATGTGTCGAACTCCTCATCAAGTTCATCAGGGTGCACTGCATCAGCTTGTGAGATCCTTGTGTTCATATGTGGAGGGTACCTTGGCCGGTAGCGGAAGTTCCATACCCCTATCAGAAACATATAGAGGAAGACGGTGGGTAAGATTAGTTCTGGGAAGCAAACAAGCATGAGAAAGAGCACATGCACTAGCACTGTTGTGATGGGGTTCCTCCACATGCAGATATCACCAAACCATTTCCCTACTGCAAATAATCCCGAGAAAATTGACATTAGCCGGAAGAAATTTGCCTTGCTCCGCCGCATGCTCCAAAGGTGTGAATCCACATCCGACATGTATTCCACCACCTCCTTCCGGAGTGGGGGCTCTGCTCGACCTAACCTTGCTGCCACTATGTTGACAGCTTGGTGTCGTAGCATATCAAGCTGCATCACAGAAAAGGGCCTTACATAGTGCATTTTTGGTAACAAGGGTCGTGAGTAAATATAAAGCATGTTTACAAAAGATGTGCAGGAAAATCGGATTGCCATATGCAGCTCTCCCATCTTCTTGACGCCACTTGGGTGAAGAACCAACAGGGGATAAGAGTGAGTATAAACACGGCCTGTTTCCAGGGTAGAAATACGAATCCGAACCTTCCCAATTTTCAGGTCTTTGTTACCATTTGAACCCTTTTCCCCAAGCTGGCTATTGTCAAAAACACCTACAGTGAGAACTGTAGCTGGATCAAAAACCTCCCATGTGTACTGCTCATTGTATCTTGGACAAAGGTTATCCACAATAGTTCGTGTTCTGATCCATTTGTGACCATACTTGGCCACACAGTAGGTATCTGATGTGCCCTTCCCATCTCTTGTTTTCATGGGGTGAAGACCTACAGCATTCAGGATGCCAAGCTCTAAAACCCCAATGgatggcttccagagctgttttGCCGTGGGGCGGAGGTCACTGCTATAGTGAGTTGACTCATCAAGAACATGGTAACCTCCATCTAGACAAACTTGAAGATGGAGCCTGCTAGAGAATTTCTCTTTCTTCAATTGATCCACGTCTACAGCTATGGGCTTTTCCAGGTTATACCACCGGGAATGGATCATTCGATCATCAGCACGCCTATCTACTGTGCTCAATGGTATGATGACCCTTCCCAGGATCTCGTCTTTTCCAGGACCCACACGATCCTCGACTGAAAGTATCAGATGATCTTCAAAGGGTTCGGCAGCAACGAATAAAAGATCCTCATTCCAGAGTGTGGTCAGTGACCGAGCCTGAACTGTCTTTGTCTTCATGACCTGGTTTCCTATATGTACCTTGACATACACATCTGGGAAACGATTCTTCTCTGTTGGGACCAAATCTTGTGCCTCAATAATGTTAACACGCACATACCATAACCGTGGTGCATGATAAACCTTTGAACGGATCAGAGTAGAGGCAGCTGCTGAGCTGTCAACGGGTGTAGCTGAATCAGAATGCCATGCATCAGGAAAAGCCTCATCTGCTTGGGTGCCAATCCAGACTGCAAGCATCAGCTCACCCTTGATCTTCTCCCCCTTCTTGTCCTCTAGCCGGTACCATTCTGGAGCCAGTGGGCTATCAGGCGGAACCCGCATAGGAACCTCATTGAGGTCAAACCTTGCCCTGCCTACAAAGTCATCTTTTACCAGATCCTTGTCCTTAACCACTACTTCTAGTACAGAAGCTTGCATCCGATCCCTCGAAAAGGCAAACACTACATTCCACTCTGGATTTTGCTTCTTCTCCATGTGCTTTGTAACTCCTTTATAGTTTCCAATTTTCACCTCAACATATGGATCAAGACTCCCAGTAACATCCATAGCAGGAAGCTCCCGAGCCTTAACAACCCTTACAAAGAGGAACTGCATTTGTTCAACAAGATCATAAGTGCTTGCAGTCTTGTCTGAACGAATAACACGACCCCTGACAACTTGTCCTCCTCCAAGGAATGGACTCGTCTCTTTAAGTGCAAAATCAACAGGTTGTGCTGGTGATGAAGAGTACATGCGAACAAGCTTTGGAGGCTGTGGTTCAGATTTCATCTCATCAACCCCATATTTTGTTGCTTGATGGACTGCTACCGGAAAAGACTGGTGCTGATGTTGGGGATGATTTGGGTTAGGGAGATGATGGAAGGTGTGTCTTGCCTCTGCTTTCTCACTGCCAGTTGGGACTGGATTGGGAACTGTTTGGTCATGAGTTAGGCTTGCATCTTTATGTGTAGATTCAACTGAAGGAACTGGGATAGAGGACTTTATTGAAGGATCATCTGTGATATAAACTTTAAGGCCAAGCTCCCCTCTTACACGTGAGAAGATGCCCCGTTTCTCCACAGGATAGTGCAGGACAACAGCATCAGAGTATGGGACAAATGAAGTCCCAGTTAGGGAAACTTTCCCAAGGAAGGACCTGGAGTTGGTAGCCTTTGTGTTATTATAGATGTAGACATCAAGAGTGAGGTAATGGAGGTTGGAAGGATCGGAGATGTTGAAATAGAAGCTTTCATTCCAAACAGGGTTGAGATCCTTTTCTTTGATAGTGGTTCGGAACTTCTGACCATCAAAGTAGAGCTCTACAAAGGCACTAGATGACCCTTGCCCATCTTTAGGCATAAGATTGTGTGCACTAACCACATCTACCCCCAGCTTAAGGTTGTTCATGGCGATATAGGTGGCAGGGGTTGCTGAATCAAATGTAAACTACCCGGGAAATGGAAGATGATTAAAAGTACCTGAAAAGCAGTGCAAAGTTCATTTAGTATGTCATTAAGAAATAATCCGTGAAACAGACATGATACAGTCATTTGGAAGACATGATATAGGTACCACAAGGAAAACGGTCTCGGTTCACCATGCCCAAAAAGAATTGAAGATCTTCAATGCTTATACCTTAAAATATCAGAATCATTTCTAAATATGCCATAGAGAAATATCATCTTTTCTTCAAGAAATATATCCTCAAATACATTCTCAAACTATAAGAGCCATGTTTGATGTAATATTAATGTGAATGAGGTGGAACTCCTAAAATTATGATACATATACTTTCAAATGAGGGACTTGAATCACAAAAGTACAAAGCAAAGATAGTATCAAACCCGTAGAGATCCTCAAACATCGATAAATTGATAGATCCAAATTCCTGAACACCGAACAAAATATTTAGTGGGTAACAGATGGCCAAGGAAGAATTAGAAACACTGAGGTTCTGTTTGCTTCTGTGCAGAACAATTGATAGCAGGGATGCTAGATACTAGTTGCAGCAGATAAGGTGGGTATGTATTTCTCTTCAACCTGGAGACATGCACTCATATGCCAGACCAAAACGGAAGAACTGGTTTCTTTGCAAATACTAAAACAATTCAATAGATGACAAAAATTACCACTTCAAAACTTTTCTGTTGGGTTTATCACTGAAAGCTGATTTGTCAGCTCAGATGTAGTATTGAGCCAAACAAAATTCATTTCCCCCAAATGTTCATGCTTCCAATCTTAACAGATCTATGGAAAATCAACTTCAACAGCTAAATATGAACCTCCTAGAAGAATAATTCTAGCCCA
This DNA window, taken from Vitis vinifera cultivar Pinot Noir 40024 chromosome 2, ASM3070453v1, encodes the following:
- the LOC100264973 gene encoding multiple C2 domain and transmembrane region protein 7, with amino-acid sequence MNNLKLGVDVVSAHNLMPKDGQGSSSAFVELYFDGQKFRTTIKEKDLNPVWNESFYFNISDPSNLHYLTLDVYIYNNTKATNSRSFLGKVSLTGTSFVPYSDAVVLHYPVEKRGIFSRVRGELGLKVYITDDPSIKSSIPVPSVESTHKDASLTHDQTVPNPVPTGSEKAEARHTFHHLPNPNHPQHQHQSFPVAVHQATKYGVDEMKSEPQPPKLVRMYSSSPAQPVDFALKETSPFLGGGQVVRGRVIRSDKTASTYDLVEQMQFLFVRVVKARELPAMDVTGSLDPYVEVKIGNYKGVTKHMEKKQNPEWNVVFAFSRDRMQASVLEVVVKDKDLVKDDFVGRARFDLNEVPMRVPPDSPLAPEWYRLEDKKGEKIKGELMLAVWIGTQADEAFPDAWHSDSATPVDSSAAASTLIRSKVYHAPRLWYVRVNIIEAQDLVPTEKNRFPDVYVKVHIGNQVMKTKTVQARSLTTLWNEDLLFVAAEPFEDHLILSVEDRVGPGKDEILGRVIIPLSTVDRRADDRMIHSRWYNLEKPIAVDVDQLKKEKFSSRLHLQVCLDGGYHVLDESTHYSSDLRPTAKQLWKPSIGVLELGILNAVGLHPMKTRDGKGTSDTYCVAKYGHKWIRTRTIVDNLCPRYNEQYTWEVFDPATVLTVGVFDNSQLGEKGSNGNKDLKIGKVRIRISTLETGRVYTHSYPLLVLHPSGVKKMGELHMAIRFSCTSFVNMLYIYSRPLLPKMHYVRPFSVMQLDMLRHQAVNIVAARLGRAEPPLRKEVVEYMSDVDSHLWSMRRSKANFFRLMSIFSGLFAVGKWFGDICMWRNPITTVLVHVLFLMLVCFPELILPTVFLYMFLIGVWNFRYRPRYPPHMNTRISQADAVHPDELDEEFDTFPTSRSPELVRLRYDRLRSVAGRIQTVVGDVATQGERVQSLLSWRDPRATAIFVTFCLVAALVLYVTPFQVIAALAGFYMMRHPRFRYRLPSAPINFFRRLPARTDSML